A segment of the Desulfitobacterium dehalogenans ATCC 51507 genome:
CATGACTAAGCTCGAAAACGGTGAAACTTTGGAGGGTTTAGACGGACGTGGCAATTTGACAAAGGAAGAGATTGAGAAGACCGATCGCATCGTTGCGGTAGCTGGAGTCCATCCTTATATTAAACTGCTTGACATGGGAGCAGACGTTATTATTGGTGGACGCTCCAGTGATTGCGCTATTTTTGCAGCTCCAGCCATTCAACAAGGATACCCGGAGAACCTGTCCTATTATTTAGGCAAAGTCCTTGAATGCGCATCTTTCTGTGCAGAACCTTACGGCGGTAAGGAATCAGTAATGGGTATTATCAGTCACGAAGATGTAAAAGTTAAAGCAATGCATCCGGATCAAATGTGCACTGTGGCATCCGTTGCCGGTCATGCTATGTATGAAAGAACCAATCCTTACTTTGAGTATGTTGCCGGCGGCATGATGGATATGAGTCAATGCGTTTACGAACAGCATGATGAGAAAACCTGCCGCATTACCAATCCCAAATTTGCACCTATTGAAGGCAAAGTCAAGGTTAAGCTGGAGGGAGCTGGAAGAGTAGGCTCCCGCTTTATCGGTATTGCCGGAATCCGTGATCCCTATTCAGTACAAAATGTGGATCAAATGATTGAATGGGCTAAGAGTCAAGTCGTAGAACGGTTCGGAGAAAACGGTTATGAGCTCCATTATCATGTCTATGGTAAGAACGGAGTCATGGGTGATCTGGAACCTATCAAAGAAATCAAGTCTCATGAACTTTGTGTGATTGTTCAAGGTGTTGCTCCTACTAAGGAAATGGCTGAAGAAGTAGCAATGCTGGGCTGCCGTCAATTATTCTACGCACGCTTACCAGAAGTTAAGGGAACAGCGGGTTCTGTAGCTTTTATCCTGGATGAAGTCGTACAAGCAACAGATGCTTATACATGGACCATGGATCACACTGTACCTGTGGATGACCCTATGGAGCTCTTCAAAGTCACTATGATCGACGTAAAATAATCAAAATTAGAAGGGGAGATTTAAACATGGCAACAAGAAAACTTTCTGAGTTGGCTAAGACCATCCGTAGCAAAAATGCAGGTACCGACAGAATTACCTTTGACATCATTTTTAGAGAAAAAGAAAACTACGACTTAGTCAGAAAAAGTGGTGCTCTCACACGGGAAACTGTGAAAGAGTTATTTGGTCTTACAGACAGTGATATCGCTGATTTCGTGGAATTTGATCCTGCTTTTGCTATTAAATTCACCATCAATAGAAAAAAACCCAGTGGAAGTGCCGGAGACAGCGATGTGTTCGGGAGCCAGCAATATCCTCCTTTACTGGATATCGAAATTCCAGTTTAACGGTTCACTCAAGGTATTCCTTATCCTGGCCCCCTCCAAAGGGAGGGAGCCAGGGGAATAAAAATAAAATGAGGTGAAATTATGGAAGAAAAGGAAATGGACCCAAAACCGGAAAGAAAAACGTCAAAACTGCTGCAAATTATTATCCCTATTGTTATCGGTCTAATCATCGCGTTTATTATTCCCAATCCCGAGGGATTACCAACGAATGCCTGGTATTATTTCGCTGCTTTTGTGACAATTATCTTAAGCGTCGCCTTGGAAGCCCTCCCTATGGGAGCCATCGGCTTAATTGGAATCTCTTTTATAGCTATCTTTAACCTTCTTGGTAAAAGTGGTAAAGACACGTTAAGTTGGGCTATATCCGGTTTTTCTAACAGTGTAGTCTGGTTGGTTTTTGCGGCCATGATCTTTGCTGTAGCGCTGAAGGACACCGGTATCGGACGTCGGATTGCACTTTTCTTCATCAAAATTTTAGGTAAAACCTCATTGGGCTTAGGTTATGCAGTCACCCTTGCCGACTTCTGCCTTGGTCCATTTATGCCATCGAACACAGCCCGCAGCTTCGGCACCATGTACCCAATCACCAGAGCCACAGCAGAAGCCTTGGGCTCTCACCCTGGTGAATCAGCGGGAAAGATCGGTTCGTTCCTTCTCTTTACATCCTTTACTGCCACCTTCATCTCCAGCTCCACCTTCCTGACTGCCGCAGCCATGACGGTTCTTGGGATTGAATATATTGCTGCAGCCACCGGGTTTACTCCGATTTCCTGGATGGGTTATCTTGTGGGCTTCATTCCCCAGGCCTTAATTCTATTAGTTACGACTCCGTTGATTGCTTATAAATTCTTCCCGCCTGAAATCAAGAAGTTCCCTGAAGCTCCAAACTGGGCTGCAGAACAGTTAAAAGAAATGGGGAAATTCTCGAAAAAAGAAATCACTACACTCATAATCTTCTTGTTCGCACTTGTCGCGTGGATCAGCATGGACGACATATTCCCTCCGGCTATGGTAGCCATTATGGCAGTTTCGGCAATGCTCTTAACCAAGGTTATTACTTGGGAGCAAGTCATTGAAGAAAAGTCAGCCTGGAATATTGTCATGGTGCTGGGTACATTGATTACTTTAGCTAACGGATTAAAAGATGTGGGATTCTTGGAATGGGTTTCTCAAGCTTCAGCGACTTATCTAGTTGGATTAGCTTTATCGCCGGTTGTGATCATGATTTTACTGGCTTTAATCGACTTCTTACTCCACTACCTCTATGTAAGTATCACTGCCCACGTTACCACTTTAATGCCTCTATGGTTGGCCGTAGTCTCTTCGATTCCTGGTTTCCCCGTACAACTGTTCGGAATGTTATTAATTCACACTAAAGAAGGCTTCGGAGCCTTGACGCCTTATGGTGCCGGTCATGGGGTCGGTTTCCTTCTCAGTGGCTATTTCCCTGACCACAAAAAGTTCTGGAAAGCCGAAAGTTTTTGGGCCTATACTTATTTTGCCTTGATGGTGGTTAGTATTCCATATTGGATATGGTTGTATGGTTGGATGTAATATAAATATTAACTCCAATGTAATTGAAAGATAGAAAGACAGCTTCTCGATAATCGTCATTATCGAGAAGCATTTTCACTTTGTAATATTATCATGTTTAGAGGAGGCTCGGTGATATATCTAAAAAAATTAAAAAGAATGAAAGTTGCTGCAAGGGCAAATGTGTCTGAGTTATTTTAATTGGATATACCCAGACTTCGCAGATATCTACAAGCGAAAGGAATGATCTTATGGAGAAGAAAAGGATGTCCCTTACCCTGAAGATATTTATCGGTATGACTTTAGGCATATTTTTTGGTTGGTTTTTCGGGGACAAGA
Coding sequences within it:
- a CDS encoding DASS family sodium-coupled anion symporter, yielding MEEKEMDPKPERKTSKLLQIIIPIVIGLIIAFIIPNPEGLPTNAWYYFAAFVTIILSVALEALPMGAIGLIGISFIAIFNLLGKSGKDTLSWAISGFSNSVVWLVFAAMIFAVALKDTGIGRRIALFFIKILGKTSLGLGYAVTLADFCLGPFMPSNTARSFGTMYPITRATAEALGSHPGESAGKIGSFLLFTSFTATFISSSTFLTAAAMTVLGIEYIAAATGFTPISWMGYLVGFIPQALILLVTTPLIAYKFFPPEIKKFPEAPNWAAEQLKEMGKFSKKEITTLIIFLFALVAWISMDDIFPPAMVAIMAVSAMLLTKVITWEQVIEEKSAWNIVMVLGTLITLANGLKDVGFLEWVSQASATYLVGLALSPVVIMILLALIDFLLHYLYVSITAHVTTLMPLWLAVVSSIPGFPVQLFGMLLIHTKEGFGALTPYGAGHGVGFLLSGYFPDHKKFWKAESFWAYTYFALMVVSIPYWIWLYGWM
- a CDS encoding DUF4387 domain-containing protein; amino-acid sequence: MATRKLSELAKTIRSKNAGTDRITFDIIFREKENYDLVRKSGALTRETVKELFGLTDSDIADFVEFDPAFAIKFTINRKKPSGSAGDSDVFGSQQYPPLLDIEIPV
- a CDS encoding acyclic terpene utilization AtuA family protein; amino-acid sequence: MKKELKFLSPNGHLGFGPTKEKSFYIGVSENPDYILCDSGSDDIGPGPLGADICTSLKSTQIHDLELMLVEARRLGVPMLIGSAGDTGTNKQVDAYVQIIKDLAKKHNIPKFKLGYFYSEVDKEYLMTKLENGETLEGLDGRGNLTKEEIEKTDRIVAVAGVHPYIKLLDMGADVIIGGRSSDCAIFAAPAIQQGYPENLSYYLGKVLECASFCAEPYGGKESVMGIISHEDVKVKAMHPDQMCTVASVAGHAMYERTNPYFEYVAGGMMDMSQCVYEQHDEKTCRITNPKFAPIEGKVKVKLEGAGRVGSRFIGIAGIRDPYSVQNVDQMIEWAKSQVVERFGENGYELHYHVYGKNGVMGDLEPIKEIKSHELCVIVQGVAPTKEMAEEVAMLGCRQLFYARLPEVKGTAGSVAFILDEVVQATDAYTWTMDHTVPVDDPMELFKVTMIDVK